The Agromyces atrinae genome window below encodes:
- a CDS encoding response regulator transcription factor, with translation MRVLVVEDEPYLAEAIRDGLRLEAIAADVAGDGHAALELLSINTYDVAVLDRDIPGPSGDDVAAHIVATGSGMPILMLTAADRLDDKQSGFEVGADDYLTKPFELRELVLRLRALDRRRARHRPPVLEVGGLRIDPFRREVFRDGRYVALTRKQFAVLELLVDAGGGVISAEELLERAWDENADPFTNAVRITVSGLRKRLGEPDLIETVPGVGYRVVSGGGGHE, from the coding sequence ATGCGCGTACTGGTGGTCGAGGACGAGCCGTACCTGGCGGAGGCGATTCGCGACGGTCTCCGGCTCGAAGCGATCGCGGCGGATGTCGCGGGCGACGGTCACGCGGCCCTCGAACTGCTCTCGATCAACACCTACGACGTCGCTGTGCTCGACCGCGACATCCCCGGCCCGTCCGGCGACGATGTCGCCGCCCACATCGTCGCGACGGGCAGCGGGATGCCGATCCTCATGCTCACCGCGGCCGATCGCCTCGACGACAAGCAGTCCGGATTCGAGGTGGGAGCCGACGACTACCTCACGAAGCCGTTCGAGCTTCGGGAACTCGTGCTGCGACTGCGTGCCCTCGATCGTCGCCGCGCCCGTCATCGACCGCCGGTGCTCGAGGTCGGCGGTCTCCGCATCGACCCGTTCCGGCGTGAGGTCTTCCGCGACGGTCGATACGTCGCCCTCACGCGCAAGCAGTTCGCGGTGCTCGAGCTGCTCGTCGACGCCGGCGGGGGAGTGATCAGCGCCGAAGAACTGCTCGAACGCGCGTGGGACGAGAACGCCGACCCGTTCACGAACGCGGTGCGCATCACCGTGTCGGGGCTGCGTAAGCGTCTCGGCGAGCCCGACCTCATCGAGACCGTCCCCGGCGTCGGGTATCGCGTCGTCTCCGGCGGAGGCGGCCATGAGTAG
- a CDS encoding M15 family metallopeptidase has translation MTRTRTRRLALFLTALVLAGSAATIGYLLLAPSTSSLPSPSSLLGSGLPAAPEHADGEVPDGTTVVDDDIPAVGNLDPELLAAVRRAAEDAAAEDLTFFVNGGWRSAAYQERLLREAVDEYGSEEEAARWVATPETSAHVSGDAIDIGMFAAAAWLDEHGDAYGLCRIYDNEPWHFELRPDAVTEGCPTMYWDPTFDPRMTGGSISEE, from the coding sequence ATGACTCGCACCAGAACCCGTCGCCTCGCCCTCTTCCTCACCGCCCTCGTGCTCGCCGGCAGCGCGGCGACGATCGGCTACCTGCTCCTCGCGCCGTCGACGTCGTCGCTTCCGTCGCCGTCATCGCTGCTCGGCTCCGGTCTCCCGGCTGCTCCGGAGCACGCCGACGGGGAGGTGCCCGACGGCACCACGGTCGTCGACGACGACATCCCCGCCGTCGGCAACCTCGACCCCGAGCTGCTCGCGGCGGTCCGCCGTGCCGCCGAGGACGCGGCGGCCGAGGACCTCACGTTCTTCGTCAACGGCGGATGGCGCTCGGCCGCGTACCAGGAGCGCTTGCTGCGTGAGGCCGTCGACGAGTACGGCTCAGAGGAGGAGGCCGCGCGCTGGGTCGCGACGCCCGAGACGTCAGCGCACGTGTCGGGTGACGCGATCGACATCGGCATGTTCGCCGCCGCGGCCTGGCTCGACGAGCACGGCGACGCGTACGGGCTCTGCCGCATCTACGACAACGAGCCGTGGCACTTCGAACTGCGGCCGGACGCGGTGACCGAAGGGTGCCCGACCATGTACTGGGACCCGACGTTCGACCCGAGAATGACAGGCGGATCGATCAGCGAGGAGTAG
- a CDS encoding MarR family winged helix-turn-helix transcriptional regulator has translation MDDRHDLGRSLGALFRAWQLAVNDAVAGLPHGPRGYQILTTLATEPDEPTQAGLATLLGIDRTVLTYVIDDLAAADLVERRPDARDRRVRRIALTPAGDARRAELASSVALAEARLFPTLDAEEARVMRDLLARAATGVHGHDRDACAVVAEIMEDAAPVATPR, from the coding sequence ATGGATGACCGTCACGACCTCGGGCGCTCGCTCGGCGCTCTCTTTCGCGCCTGGCAGCTCGCCGTCAACGACGCCGTCGCGGGGCTCCCGCACGGCCCGCGCGGCTACCAGATCCTCACCACTCTCGCCACGGAGCCCGACGAGCCCACGCAGGCCGGACTCGCGACGCTCCTCGGCATCGACCGCACCGTGCTGACGTACGTCATCGACGATCTCGCCGCCGCCGACCTCGTCGAACGCCGCCCGGATGCACGCGACCGACGCGTGCGACGTATCGCGCTCACCCCGGCCGGCGACGCGAGACGCGCCGAGCTGGCCTCGAGCGTCGCCCTCGCCGAGGCCCGGCTGTTTCCGACCCTCGATGCCGAGGAGGCCCGCGTGATGCGCGACCTCCTCGCGCGGGCGGCGACCGGCGTGCACGGTCACGACCGTGACGCGTGCGCCGTCGTCGCCGAGATCATGGAGGACGCGGCGCCCGTCGCTACTCCTCGCTGA